The Ralstonia sp. RRA genomic interval GGTGACATGCTCGGCGGGAGGCTTGGCGGAGCTGGTGCACGAGACCGTCGGCCATGCCGTCCCGCACTGCCGGGCAGACGATTTTGCGCAGGCGCTACGTGCACTCCAGCAACGCGATCCGGTGGCACTGGCACATGCCGCGCGCCGCCACGCCATGCAATACGACTGGCACGCAGTGCTGCCGCAACTGCAACGCCGCTACCTGGCACTGCTTGGCCGACAAGCCGAGTTGGTCAACGAAACCCCACGCCACACCCGCGAGCGCTTACACGCCTTACGCACCCGATAGACGAGCCCATCCACCATGTCGCGCTACCTGGTCATTGCCATGCACGATGTCACGCCCGCGACCTGGCCGGCGTGCATGGCCTTGCTTTCTGCATTGGATGAGGTCTGCCCAGTACCGAAATCGCTCCTGGTGATTCCCAACTACCATCAGGCGCCCACCGCACGCAACAGCGAGCGCTTCTGCCGCCTGATGACCGAGCGCCTGGCCCTGGGCGATGAACTCGTCCTGCACGGCTACGCGCACCTGGACGACCAGCCCCCTGGCGGCTTTGTTGATCAACTGATCCGCACGCGCTATACGGCGGGGGAAGGCGAGTTCTCGGCGATTCCGCTGGCGACAGCGCGTGCGCGCATGGAAGCCGGCGCCGCCTGGTTTGCCGCCAACGGCTGGCCGCTGCATGGCTTTGTCGCGCCGGCATGGCTGATGAATGCAGCCACGTGGCAAGCACTCGATGCGCTGCCGCTGCGCTACACGACGACACTGCAGCGCTTCTACCTGCTACACCCAACGCGCGCGCTGAAGGCGCCCTGCCTGACCTATAGCGTGCGGACCAACGTGCGCCGACTGGTGTCGCGCTACTACCTGCGCTGGCTGACGCGGCAACATGCCAACACGCCGCTGCTGCGCCTGGGCCTGCATCCGGCGGATGCCGCCTATCCGGACGTCATCCGCCATTGGCAAGACCTGCTGGCCACCTGCCTGGAAACCCGCACGCCGGTCACCAAGAACGGCTTTGCGCAGGTGTTTGCACAGGCATTGATGGGGGACCCGGAAACCGCCCTGGCCGGCCGACCGCTGACGTCGTACTAGATGACGAGATTCACTTAACTTTGAACTTTGTTCGTTTAACTCTGAACTCCCTGCGGCACGCGCCCCGCGGTACGGTCGTGGGTAAGGAACACGGAAGGGCCAACAGGGACTGCCGGGCAACCGGCAGAAAGCGAGGCAGAGGCCGGAATCGGGGCGCGATCGGCAGAACGGGGAGGATATTAGGCTCAGTTCGGCCACGAGCCGCCGGTCGACGTCGCCATCTGGTCTGAATAGCCAAGATCTCGTCCGCCCCCGCTGAATGGCCGGTTTCCGGCGAGCGAATTGCAGGCGGTACCTCAACCAGCCAACAAAGGCCCGTTGAGAAGGGCCGCTCGGAGTTCCTTGCAGGCATGGTCAACTCATGCTGCCGCCAATCGCCACCCGAGAGGGACCCCGCTTGGTGCCAACTGATTCACGGGCTTCGATTTCCAAATCAAGGTACCCCATCCTATCCGAAGAGGGAAACGATTGATCGGGTGGAGGGGTGCGCGGAGCGGCAACTACCAAAGTCCACTGCCCCGCAACGCCCCTTAACGTCGGCGTCAACTTTATGGCCCCGCGTTCCCACGCTGCGGCAGGAGCACTAGGTCGGCCGCTTCGTCAGCATCTTTCAGGAGCATCTTGCGGGGCGTGCCTATGTGCGCACGCATTGTCAACCCGCGCGCAAGATCCGTGACTTGCGTTGCGCGCGCGACTACGGGGAAGTCAGATGCGATTTCTCCCGCACTGATCCCGTCCCGGAAACGGCGCTCCACTAGCGCCGTGCCACCCGCGACGGCGCTCTGCAAAAACCGCTGAACCTCGGCGTCGTTCACAAGCGGCGCGACGCACACCATAAGGCAGCCCCGGGCGGACCCTTTCGCCGTCGCACTCTCGACGGCGAACCTCAAAAAGCCCGAGATAGAGTCGCGAAGACTCTCTGGCGAGAGGAGCGCCTTCGCGGCCTTTGCGCCTTTCCGTTCTGCATACGCCTTCAGGACGCGCAAGAATATCTCCCGCTTGTCGCCGAAGACGGCATACAGGCTCGGCCGTCCCACGCCCATCCCCGCGACAAGGTCGTCGATCGTGACGCCGTCATAGCCTTTCGACCAGAACACCTGAGTTGCCTTTTGCAGCGCCTCTATCTCGTCGAAGCTGCGGGGCCGTCCACGCGGCGCAGGTGAATTCTGAACCATTTAGTTTCAAACTCCTTGACGCCTGTTCTTGCATGAATATATAACTGAACAGTTCTAAATTGGCAAGTTGGCTCCAGCCTCGCGGGACCATACGGCCCGACCTTAACCCTCTACCACGGAGACGCCCTTGGAACATTCGATCGCTCTCGTAACCGGCACCACCTCCGGGCTCGGTCATGCTGCGGCCCGCCTTCTTGCTGGAGAGGGCTGGCGCGAGATCATCATCACCGGGCGCAGCGTGGCTCGAACCCGGGAAACGGCCGCACAGCTTGCGGCGGAGACCAAAAGACAGATCTTCACGCCGCTCGAGCTGGACCTGGACACGCCCGCCTGCGTTCAGTCCGCGCTTGTCGAGCGAGGCCGGCCGATCGATTTCCTGCTGCTCAATGCCGGGATGGTCCCGGGCAAGCAGCGGGTGATCACAGCGGCGGGCGTCGAGGCTTCTCAGGCCCCGCTCATCGGCCATCATCAATTGACCGTCGGATTGCTCCGCGCCCACCTGCTGAGCCCCAACGCACGGATTGTCATTGCCAGCGCGGAACCTGCCCGAGGGGGCGTACCCATGTTCAAGTACACCGACGTGGACACACTCGCTGCCAAATACCACGGAGGCGACCTGACCGCTGCTATGGAACCCCTGCTGCGCAATGGGCCGAACGTGAGGTATGTGCCCAACAACGCGTATGCCGACGCGAAGCTCATCGTTGCTTGGTGGGCTGCGGCGCTGGCGCGTCGGCTACCTTCCCACATGGCCGTATACGCTGTCTCGCCTGGTGCGGCAACCTCTACCAAGGTTTCGCGACAAGCTAGCCTGGCCGTGAAGTATCTGTTCATCCCGATCGCGAACCTCATTCCCGGCATGAATCAGACGCCGGAGACGGCGGCTCGTCGGTACCTCCAGGCGTCGGCGTTCGGAACCGATGTCTCAGGGCAATTCTTCGCCTCGGCTGAAGGGAAATTCTCGGGCCCAATTGAGGCGCAGCGCCACCCACACCTACACGATGGCGCTTTTCAAGAAGCCGCGTGGCAGGCCATCGTCAACGTCTCTGGCGTTAACCTCCCTGTGGCCAACTTGCATTAGAAGATCAGGCGTCCGCTACTCGTCCGGAGGAGCGTCCGGTTCGGGGCGCTCGGTGCGGGTAGGCCGGTGGCTGTTATCGGGTCGGAACACGCACTGCCGACTGGTCCCTTCCGGTATGTGGAATTCCACTGGCCTCTTTCTGGCAATGCAATTGAAGAGCGGGTTGACGCCAGCCAATCACCGGCGGACATCGAACGGCCAATGTTCGACCATCTGGTGTCACACATGGCGACGGACGCTCTTGAGCTACACACCGGATGCAGTCCTCCACCGTCAAACCACGAACGCCCACTTCTGGCCGATTGGCTGAGATCGCCAACGGCCGCTTAGTGGCACTCCAGTTTGCAAGATCTGGATTTGGCTGACCGAGTGGTTTGAAGAAGGTTGTCTGACCGAAACGGGTCGATCACGGCCGGCCCGTGCTATTTCTGACGTTGGAAACGTAGCCAGAAAGTTCAGAGTTAAGAGAACCAAAACTCGGATAGTTCAACGTTAAGTGAACCAGCAATTCAGACTTAATTGAGTGCGGTCTTTGGAAAGCACGGCGCTCGCTGATGCGAGAGTTCAGCGTTGAGTGAATCTCAACGCTAGAGCAGCCACACCGACAACCCGCCAATCAGCATCCCGAGCCCAGCGCCGGCCAGCACATCGCTCGGGTAATGCAAGCCAAGCACCACCCGTGACAGCGCAACCATGAGCGTGAACGGCACCAGCGCCAGTGCCATGCGCGGATAGTACGCAGCGATCACGATGGTGAATGACACGGCGTGCAGCGTGTGCCCGGAAGGGAAGCTGAACTGGTCGAGCACGCGACCGCACAGGTGGATCTCCTTGCAGGAAAGATACGGGCGCGGTCGGCACACACCGCGCTTGAGGAGGAGGTAGATGACCAGCGACAGCAGCCCCGTGAGGCCCATCTGCTTGGCACACGCCCAGCCTGCCGCCCCACCAACCACAGGCAACGCCGCCATCAACGCGTACCACAGCATGCCGTCGCCCAGGCGGCTGACGCCGCGATAGAAGCGCATGGCCACCGCATCGCCAGCAACGTGGTTGAGCGCAACGGCCAGTTGGCGGTCACGCTCACGCCAGCGCTTCCAGTCAGGCCAGGCGTGGGTCGCCATCGTAGGCCTCGCCGGTGATGGCTGCGTGATGCACAGCCATGAGCGCCGCTTCAAAACGTTCGAGCACACGCGGCCAATCCAGTTGCTGCGCAGCCAGCCATGCGGCGTGACCCAGGCGCTGACGTTGCGCGGCATCGGTGGCGAGCTGCAGGGCGGCAAGCGTGAACCCAGCCGCATCCCCCACGGGTATTGGGCAACCGTTCTCGCCAGCGCGCAGGTGCATGCCTGCCGCTGCCGTATCGAATGCCACCACCGGCAAGCCGCTGGCCATGGCTTCAACAACGACATTGCCAAAGGTCTCGGTCAGGCTGGGGAAGAGAAACAGATCGGCCGAAGCATAATGCGCGGCCAGTGCCTCGCCACGCTGCATGCCGGCAAACACGGCATCGGGACAACGCTGCTGCAGCGCGCGCCGCAACGGTCCATCGCCCACCAGCACCAGCCGCGCGCTGGGCACGCGTTGACGCACGGCATCGAATGCGTGGAGTGCCACGTCCAGGTTCTTCTCCACCGCCAGGCGACCAACCATGAGCATTACCGGTGCATCGTCGGCAACGCCCCACTGTGCGCGCAACGTGTGGCTGCGATAGTGCGGCGCGAACTGACGCGCATCAACACCACGTGTGCTGACCGTCAGGCGCTCGAAGCCGAAGTCCGCCAACTGCCGCTGCAACTCGCGCGTGGGGACGAAGGTGCGGTCCGTGCGGTTGTGAAAGGCGCGCAGATAGCCACGCACCAGCCCCTGCGCACCGTCCCAGGCGTAGTGACGCCCGTACTCATCAAAACGCGTGCGGAAGTCAGACGTCACCGGCACCCGCAACTGCCGGGCAGCACGGACGGCCGACCAGCCGAGCGGGCCTTCGGTGGCCACGTGCACAAGCTCAGGCCGATGCACTTGCCACGCCCGCAGCAAACGGCGGCGCGCGGGCAAGCCCATCCGCAAATCCGGATAGAGCGGGATCGGCACACCGGGCACACGCAGCGTGTCACCTGCCCACGCAGGCTGGCCAGCATCGATGGCACGTTGGCGCGGGCGCACGAGCATCACGTCGTGCCCACGCGCGTGCAGAAACGCCACCGTGCGCGCGGCGGTCAGCGACACGCCGTTCAACTCCGGCGGCCAGGTCTCGGTCACATAGGCAAGACGCATGGGGCCGCTCAACGCTGGTGCGCGTGACTGTGCGCGGGCTTACCCGCGTCACCGCGCTTGTCGGCCAGCTCATCGGCGCTGCGGTTGGCGACCTGGCGATCGTGGTCTTCGCGATTGGCCGTGCAGCGCTCGCGCACGACGCGTTCAATGCCCGGTGTGTTGTGCAGATCGGTGTCGAGCTGTCCGCTCTCGATGTCGCGGGCCGCTTGCTCGATGTTGGCGCGTGGGCCGGAGTGTTGCTCGTCCAGCCGCTGATCGCGCTCATGCGGTAGGTGGCCTGATGTCCCCGGTCCCGCCCCGGATCTCTCGTGATCGTGCTCTGGTTTGCCGAGCACGCGATCGACACGTTCGCTAACGTGCCCGGCATTGGGGGCGCGCGGCGGCGCGGTGTTTGCCGATGATTCGTCGCGCTGGTGCGGGGCGCGCACGGTGGCGCGTGGGTGCGGGGTCATGGCGCCCTCCTGCGGACGAAACCTGGATACCCTGCACACCGCAACCGGCGTGCCACACCAACGCTGGTGAGCATGACCCAGGCAAGACGCGCGCTGCATCCATGCCCCGCGGCGCACGGTGCCTGATACTGCCGGAGCAACCGATGCGCTGGTCGCGTAAGGGTTACATCTGCCGTGTAACGCTTGCGTTGCGCCGACGCGCCCGTCGCCTACAGCCGCGCCAGCGTGCGCAACGCGCGTACCAGATCGTGCGGTGATACCGGTTTGACCAGATGCTCGTGAAAACCACTCGCCAGCGCACGCACGCGGTCGTCCGGCTGCGCGAATGCGGTCAGGGCAATCGCCGCAATCGGTGTGGCGCCGGCGGACACACGCTGGCGTTCCCACCAGCGGACCTTCTGCAGGATCACGTAGCCGTCTTCGTCCGGCAGCGCGATGTCGCACACCATGACCTGCGGGCGCGCCAACGGCCCCCAGGCGTCGAGTTGGTGGATGGCTTCCTGGCCGGAACCGACGCTGCCCACATCGGCCCCAACCTGCGCCAGCAACGTCGCCAGCGCATCGCGTGCATCCTGCTGGTCATCGATGAGCAACACGCGCAAACCGGCCAGTGAGGGCAGCGGCCCGCCTTGCGCAGGGTCTTCCGCAAGCGGTGCAGTCATCTCTGCGCCGGCGTGCAACGGCAGGTAGACGGTGAAGGTCGCACCGCGATGTTCGCCGTCGCTGTGCGCATGCAGGCGGCCGCCATGCAGCTCGGTCAACCGCTTGACGAGTGCCAACCCGAGCCCCAGGCCGCCGGTGTGCCGCGTGTGCGAGTCGTCTGCCTGACGAAACGGATCGAACAGATACGGCACAAAGGCCGGCGCGATACCACGGCCGTTGTCGCGCACCACGATGCGCGCCACCTCGCCCACTAGGTCGGTCGACAGCCAAACGTCGCCGCCCTCCGGGGTGAACTTGATGGCGTTGGTCAGCAGGTTCCAGACGATCTGCTGGATGCGATCCGCATCGCCATCAATCTCGTGCGCCTCCAGCGCGGAGGAGGTATGCAGGGTGATGCGACGGTCGGCAGCCAATGCGCGCACGCTATTGAGCGCGCTCTCCAGAGCGGTACGCAGCGTGAAGGGTTCCCGCGTCAGGCGCAGCTTGCCGCTCATCACACGCGTGGCGTCCAGCAGGTCTTCG includes:
- a CDS encoding TetR/AcrR family transcriptional regulator, translated to MVQNSPAPRGRPRSFDEIEALQKATQVFWSKGYDGVTIDDLVAGMGVGRPSLYAVFGDKREIFLRVLKAYAERKGAKAAKALLSPESLRDSISGFLRFAVESATAKGSARGCLMVCVAPLVNDAEVQRFLQSAVAGGTALVERRFRDGISAGEIASDFPVVARATQVTDLARGLTMRAHIGTPRKMLLKDADEAADLVLLPQRGNAGP
- a CDS encoding phosphatase PAP2 family protein; this encodes MATHAWPDWKRWRERDRQLAVALNHVAGDAVAMRFYRGVSRLGDGMLWYALMAALPVVGGAAGWACAKQMGLTGLLSLVIYLLLKRGVCRPRPYLSCKEIHLCGRVLDQFSFPSGHTLHAVSFTIVIAAYYPRMALALVPFTLMVALSRVVLGLHYPSDVLAGAGLGMLIGGLSVWLL
- a CDS encoding glycosyltransferase family 1 protein, whose product is MRLAYVTETWPPELNGVSLTAARTVAFLHARGHDVMLVRPRQRAIDAGQPAWAGDTLRVPGVPIPLYPDLRMGLPARRRLLRAWQVHRPELVHVATEGPLGWSAVRAARQLRVPVTSDFRTRFDEYGRHYAWDGAQGLVRGYLRAFHNRTDRTFVPTRELQRQLADFGFERLTVSTRGVDARQFAPHYRSHTLRAQWGVADDAPVMLMVGRLAVEKNLDVALHAFDAVRQRVPSARLVLVGDGPLRRALQQRCPDAVFAGMQRGEALAAHYASADLFLFPSLTETFGNVVVEAMASGLPVVAFDTAAAGMHLRAGENGCPIPVGDAAGFTLAALQLATDAAQRQRLGHAAWLAAQQLDWPRVLERFEAALMAVHHAAITGEAYDGDPRLA
- a CDS encoding SDR family NAD(P)-dependent oxidoreductase — translated: MEHSIALVTGTTSGLGHAAARLLAGEGWREIIITGRSVARTRETAAQLAAETKRQIFTPLELDLDTPACVQSALVERGRPIDFLLLNAGMVPGKQRVITAAGVEASQAPLIGHHQLTVGLLRAHLLSPNARIVIASAEPARGGVPMFKYTDVDTLAAKYHGGDLTAAMEPLLRNGPNVRYVPNNAYADAKLIVAWWAAALARRLPSHMAVYAVSPGAATSTKVSRQASLAVKYLFIPIANLIPGMNQTPETAARRYLQASAFGTDVSGQFFASAEGKFSGPIEAQRHPHLHDGAFQEAAWQAIVNVSGVNLPVANLH
- a CDS encoding DUF2334 domain-containing protein, yielding MSRYLVIAMHDVTPATWPACMALLSALDEVCPVPKSLLVIPNYHQAPTARNSERFCRLMTERLALGDELVLHGYAHLDDQPPGGFVDQLIRTRYTAGEGEFSAIPLATARARMEAGAAWFAANGWPLHGFVAPAWLMNAATWQALDALPLRYTTTLQRFYLLHPTRALKAPCLTYSVRTNVRRLVSRYYLRWLTRQHANTPLLRLGLHPADAAYPDVIRHWQDLLATCLETRTPVTKNGFAQVFAQALMGDPETALAGRPLTSY